The uncultured Methanolobus sp. sequence TGGTCGTATCGGGGTTGGTACCTCCAAATGTCCTGCTCCATATTTCATTCCCGCTGGAGTCTGTCTTTATCAACCATGCATCAGCACTGCCCGCACCAAAAGAATTTGTGATACCAGCCACTATGTATCCTTCTTCTGCCTGCTGAACAGACCAGGCTACATCATAATTTATACCGCCAAACGTCCTGTTCCATATTTCATTTCCGCTTGAGTCTGCTTTTATTAACCACACATCACCATTGCTTTCACCAAAAGATTTAGTTTGACCAGCCAGTATATATCCCCCATCGGAAGTTTGCTGAACGGATCTGGTCTCATCATAATTTATACCGCCAAACGTCCTGTTCCAGATCTCATTTCCGTATGAATCTGTTTTTATCAGCCAGGCATCATAACTGCCCGCACCAAAAGAGTTGGTGCGACCTGCAACTATGTATCCTCCATCAAAAGTTTGTTGAACTGATTTGGCTGCATCATAACCTGTATCTCCAAATGTTTTATTCCATATTTCATTTCCATTTGAATCTGTTTTTGTCAACCACGCATCTGCATAGCCCACACCAAAAGAGTGAGTGACACCAGCCATTATGTACCCTCCTTCTTCTGTCTGCTGAACAGACCAGGTACTGTCATAGTTCGTACCTCCAAGTGTTCTGTTCCATTCTTCTATTGGAGTTTCAGCCAAAGCTGTTCCTGATGTTGTTAATATAAAACATAATATGACAAAAATACAGATGTGTCTATCCATTTTGATTCTCATTTTACCACCATTTAACAATAAAGCATGAAGGAACCTGAATGAATAACCCTCCATTATGTTCCTTCTAAATAATGTTTCGTAACTCAATGTATTTAACAGTTACAAAATGATTTTTTGATAGAATCCTACAAACATACGATCTGAAATTACCATCCGATTAATGAAAAAATCGCGGTAAACAATCAACACATATTGGTGATGATGTGCATTATCTGACATATTTGTTTCTTCAAAGACATGAATGAACCAAGTTATCATTTGTTTTATAGAAAACAATGAATGGTAAAGCAGTAAAAAAGATGTAAATGGGGCTTCCCCCCATTGTTATTAAGTATTTATCTTTGCAAGCACTTTCTCCCTTGCTTCACGTGCATCGGCACGTCCCTTTGTCTTCTGCATGACCTTGCCCACAATGAAGTTTAGGGATTTTTCCTTTCCTCCAAGATAGTCTGCCACAGCTTCCGGGTTCTCGGCAATTGCTTCTTCCACTGCTGTTGCAACGATGTCATCTTCCACCTTGAGAAGTCCTTTCTTCTCAACAATTTCCTGTGGTTTTCCACCGTTGTCAAGAACTGTGCGTATGATTTCAACACCACTCTGTTCAGTGATTTTGTTACTTGTTACTAGTCCTATAACGGTTACGATATCTTCTACAGTGAAAGCATCGATGCTAAGTTCACGATAATTGAGTTCACCCTTCAGAGTGTCAGATACCCACACTGCTGCATCCTTTGGATCAACTTTTGCTGCGACCTCTTCAAAGAAATCAGCCACTTTTATTTCGGTGGTCAGTGCTCTCGCATGGGTTTCACCAAGACTATATTGCTCCATGAAGCGCTCTCTCTTTGCATCAGGAAGCTCCGGCAGTGTCTCGCGTACCTTTGGTACCCTATCTGCAACTCTGAGAGGTACAAGGTCAGGCTCGGGGAAGTAGCGGTAATCGTGTTCTTCCTCCTTGGTACGCATGGAAATTGTCACACCTCTTGCTTCGTCGAAGTGCCTGGTCTCCATGGTGATCTCTCCACCACGTCTGATGTGGTTCTTCTGCCTCATTATCTCATAGAGCAGAGCCCTCTCAGCACCCTTGAAGGATGAGATGTTCTTGACCTCAACACGGTCACCCCAGAATACGGAAACGTTTGCATCGACCCTCATTGCACCCTCAAGGTCACCATCAAATACATCAAGGTAGTCGAGTATGCTCCTGAGTTTGTCAAGGTAGCGTCTTGCTTCCTTTGGGCTTCTCATATCAGGCTCGCTGACAATCTCGATAAGTGTCATACCTGAACGGTTGTAGTTGATGAGTGTACCTTTGGACCTGTCAATGCTTCCCATGTGCTGGAGCCTTCCGGGGTCTTCTTCCATGTGGGCACGGGTGATACCAACTACATGTTCTCCGTCCTCGCCTTCAATGATGATCTTTCCTTCTCCTGCAATGGGGAAATCATACTGGGTCGTCTGAAATCCCTTTGGCAGATCCGGATAGTAGTAGTTCTTCCTGTGGAACTGGGTCTGCTCCACAATGCTACA is a genomic window containing:
- the gatB gene encoding Asp-tRNA(Asn)/Glu-tRNA(Gln) amidotransferase subunit GatB is translated as MVYENPDGVRIGLEVHVQLNKLNTKLFCGCSTKYHDSEPNTHVCPVCLGLPGSLPVINEKAVEYAIKIGLALNCSIVEQTQFHRKNYYYPDLPKGFQTTQYDFPIAGEGKIIIEGEDGEHVVGITRAHMEEDPGRLQHMGSIDRSKGTLINYNRSGMTLIEIVSEPDMRSPKEARRYLDKLRSILDYLDVFDGDLEGAMRVDANVSVFWGDRVEVKNISSFKGAERALLYEIMRQKNHIRRGGEITMETRHFDEARGVTISMRTKEEEHDYRYFPEPDLVPLRVADRVPKVRETLPELPDAKRERFMEQYSLGETHARALTTEIKVADFFEEVAAKVDPKDAAVWVSDTLKGELNYRELSIDAFTVEDIVTVIGLVTSNKITEQSGVEIIRTVLDNGGKPQEIVEKKGLLKVEDDIVATAVEEAIAENPEAVADYLGGKEKSLNFIVGKVMQKTKGRADAREAREKVLAKINT